Proteins encoded together in one Hymenobacter monticola window:
- a CDS encoding rhomboid family intramembrane serine protease translates to MFNLTPTVRNLLIANVIFLVAQNSLLPLLSQVGSLYPIGSPYFFPWQFFTYMFLHAGWGHLISNMFGLISFGPMLEMRWGASRFLTFWLICGVGAGLLYEGVRGYELHKMEQARQEFHQAPNGADFADFFRNFGEGYTGYETLARNLQLHPADPQLLQAATQTVDELAREIVTSPRGGMVGASGALFGLLFAFAYLFPNTELMLLFFPFPIKAKYFVFFYALYELYAGVHRTPGDNVAHFAHLGGLLIGFLVVKYWEGGRERFY, encoded by the coding sequence ATGTTCAACCTCACCCCCACCGTTCGCAACTTGCTGATTGCGAATGTGATTTTCCTGGTTGCCCAAAACAGCTTGCTGCCTTTGCTCTCGCAGGTGGGCAGCCTGTACCCCATTGGCTCGCCCTACTTTTTTCCCTGGCAGTTTTTTACCTACATGTTTTTGCATGCCGGCTGGGGACACTTGATTTCCAATATGTTCGGCCTCATCTCGTTCGGGCCCATGCTGGAGATGCGCTGGGGCGCCTCGCGCTTTCTCACCTTCTGGCTGATTTGCGGGGTAGGGGCAGGCCTGCTCTACGAAGGCGTGCGCGGCTACGAGCTGCACAAGATGGAGCAGGCGCGGCAGGAGTTTCACCAAGCGCCCAACGGGGCTGACTTTGCCGATTTCTTCCGCAATTTCGGAGAAGGCTATACCGGCTACGAAACCCTGGCCCGCAACCTGCAGCTGCACCCCGCCGACCCGCAATTGCTGCAAGCCGCCACGCAAACCGTGGATGAACTGGCCCGGGAAATCGTCACTTCGCCCCGCGGCGGCATGGTGGGCGCGTCGGGGGCGTTGTTTGGCCTGCTGTTCGCCTTCGCCTACCTGTTTCCGAACACCGAGCTGATGCTGCTGTTCTTCCCCTTTCCCATCAAGGCCAAGTATTTCGTGTTTTTCTATGCGTTGTACGAGCTGTACGCGGGCGTGCACCGCACCCCCGGCGACAACGTGGCCCACTTCGCCCACCTCGGTGGCCTGCTCATTGGCTTCCTGGTGGTGAAATATTGGGAAGGCGGCCGGGAACGGTTTTACTAG
- the mutL gene encoding DNA mismatch repair endonuclease MutL — translation MPDIIHLLPEYLANQIAAGEVVQRPASVVKELLENAVDAGATQVQLIVKEAGKQLVQVVDNGAGMSPTDARMSLERHATSKIRSTEDLFKIRTLGFRGEALASIAAVAQVEIRTKQREHDTGTLLLVEGSQITNQQPTACPDGTSIAVKNLFFNVPARRNFLKSNAVEMRHILDEFQHVALANPQIAFSLYQNDLEVFGLPAGKLSQRIVALLGNGYKEQLAACEEVTHSISVRGFVGKPESSKKSRGDQFFFVNNRFIRSAYLNHAVLAAYEGLLARDTHPFYVLFLELDPKAIDINVHPTKTEIKFEDEKTVYAVVRAAVKQSLGIHNIAPSLDFDGDVNFAPIRPLRAGKGTGDAPTTPNDHLPAASPAARAASAADTFRPDALAAAASAATRGPAANHSGFSSFAPETRRDGYERQLPPRPTEQARRELEAFYRELGQPVREDRTVGADNPIVRSFEADVPAVPAELPVPPAPAVPTEFSLGLTGPEAPATSSVPAREGGAGTRAVQVQQRYVLVPVKSGVLLIDQEAARERILYEQYRQELGRAVGSSQTLLFPRTVTFSPADFAVLRELTEPLHALGFIFVEFGPNTIAVEAIPAGMPPQNEKELLESLIEQFRTTAGPLKLDQSESLARALARRVAAGTAGTRLPEAELSALADRLFACQTPGYTPDGRKTLVLLDGQQLADFFRK, via the coding sequence ATGCCTGATATTATTCACCTGCTTCCCGAATACCTCGCCAACCAGATTGCGGCCGGCGAGGTGGTGCAGCGCCCCGCCTCGGTGGTGAAGGAGCTGCTGGAAAACGCCGTCGACGCCGGCGCCACTCAGGTTCAACTCATTGTGAAAGAGGCCGGCAAGCAGCTCGTGCAAGTGGTCGACAACGGCGCCGGCATGAGCCCCACCGACGCCCGCATGAGCCTGGAGCGCCACGCCACCAGCAAAATCCGCAGCACCGAAGACCTGTTCAAAATTCGCACGCTCGGCTTTCGGGGCGAGGCGCTGGCCAGCATCGCGGCCGTGGCCCAGGTCGAAATCCGCACCAAGCAGCGCGAGCACGACACCGGCACCCTGCTGCTGGTGGAAGGCTCACAAATCACCAACCAGCAGCCCACCGCCTGCCCCGACGGCACCAGTATTGCGGTGAAAAATCTGTTCTTCAACGTGCCGGCCCGGCGCAACTTCCTCAAGAGCAACGCCGTGGAAATGCGCCATATCCTCGACGAGTTTCAGCACGTGGCGCTGGCCAACCCGCAGATTGCCTTTTCGCTCTACCAGAATGACTTGGAGGTGTTTGGCCTGCCGGCGGGCAAGCTCAGCCAGCGCATCGTGGCCTTGCTGGGCAATGGCTACAAAGAGCAGCTGGCGGCCTGTGAGGAGGTGACGCACTCCATCTCGGTGCGCGGCTTCGTGGGCAAGCCGGAATCGAGCAAGAAAAGCCGGGGCGACCAGTTCTTCTTCGTCAACAACCGCTTCATCCGTTCGGCCTACCTCAACCACGCCGTGCTGGCGGCCTACGAAGGCCTGCTGGCCCGCGACACGCACCCGTTCTACGTGCTGTTTCTGGAGCTCGACCCCAAGGCCATCGACATCAACGTGCACCCCACGAAGACGGAAATAAAGTTTGAGGACGAGAAAACCGTCTACGCCGTGGTGCGCGCCGCCGTGAAACAAAGCCTGGGCATCCACAACATCGCGCCGTCGCTGGACTTCGACGGGGACGTGAACTTCGCGCCCATCCGGCCGCTGCGGGCCGGCAAGGGCACCGGCGACGCCCCTACCACCCCCAACGACCACCTGCCCGCCGCCTCTCCCGCGGCCCGGGCCGCCAGCGCCGCCGATACCTTCCGCCCCGATGCCCTGGCCGCCGCTGCCTCGGCCGCTACCCGGGGCCCCGCCGCCAACCATTCGGGCTTTTCCAGCTTCGCGCCCGAAACCCGACGCGACGGCTACGAGCGCCAGCTGCCCCCGCGCCCCACCGAGCAGGCCCGCCGCGAACTCGAAGCCTTCTACCGCGAGTTGGGCCAGCCCGTGCGCGAAGACCGCACCGTGGGCGCCGACAACCCCATTGTCCGCAGCTTCGAGGCCGACGTGCCGGCAGTACCCGCCGAGTTGCCCGTGCCCCCGGCGCCGGCCGTCCCCACTGAATTTTCGCTAGGCCTGACAGGCCCCGAAGCACCGGCCACGTCGTCGGTGCCTGCGCGTGAGGGAGGGGCGGGAACCCGGGCCGTGCAGGTGCAGCAGCGCTACGTGCTGGTGCCGGTGAAGTCGGGCGTGCTCCTGATTGACCAGGAAGCGGCGCGCGAGCGCATTCTCTACGAGCAGTACCGGCAGGAGCTGGGGCGGGCCGTGGGCTCGTCGCAAACGCTGCTGTTTCCGCGCACGGTCACGTTTTCGCCCGCCGATTTTGCGGTGCTGCGCGAGCTAACCGAGCCGTTGCACGCGCTGGGCTTCATCTTCGTGGAGTTTGGGCCGAATACGATTGCCGTGGAAGCCATTCCGGCCGGCATGCCGCCCCAAAACGAGAAAGAACTGCTCGAAAGCCTCATTGAGCAGTTCCGCACCACCGCCGGCCCGCTCAAACTCGACCAGAGCGAGAGCCTGGCGCGGGCGCTGGCCCGCCGCGTGGCCGCCGGCACGGCCGGCACCCGCCTGCCCGAAGCCGAGCTCAGCGCCCTAGCCGACCGCCTTTTTGCCTGCCAAACGCCCGGCTACACCCCCGACGGCCGCAAAACCTTGGTGTTGCTGGACGGGCAGCAACTGGCTGATTTTTTCCGTAAGTGA
- a CDS encoding glycoside hydrolase family 3 N-terminal domain-containing protein, translating into MNQPTNPKGLMRIPFLLSTAALLLTAGLLLSFSEVKKLPADPFTNSPAEVAWVDSVFNSLTPEQRLGQFFMVAAYSNKDRSHFERIERLVRNQNIGGVMFMQGGPKRQAIMGNRLQAAARVPLLVAMDAEWGLDMRLDSSAHFAKQMTLGAMDDPKYVYQMGQDIARKMRNLGVHIDFAPVLDVNSNPGNPVIGNRSFGEDQDRVATLGSHYLKGLQDNKVMAVAKHFPGHGDTDTDSHVALPVINTDLARLTKVDLVPFQKSFEDGIMGVMVAHLYMPLFDTTHAQSTTLSRALVTDLLKDKMGFKGLVFTDALNMKSVSKLYKDGELDAMALAAGNDILLFSEDVPSALLRIREAVTAGKLRQEDLDLRVKKILRAKYWAGLNNYRPANLRTLRDSLNLPQSKVLAQEIFEHAVTVAKNDDQLLPFQRLDTLRIAAITIGTQPEGPYATIFNKYQPGPVYAVTDRYAPDSTFARISSRLNGYNVVVVSLHQMNNTPSHNYGIGDGALKFIKQLQANKRVKTVVVAMGNAYSLKFLEGARTLVCGYEDHYAAQIVVPQVLFGALPARGKLPVTVSPTLKVATGIATPDLHRLRYAVPESQGLSSRVLAQIDNIALESQTYAAAPGCQVLVAKNGTVVFDQSYGYCTYDQSQPVTSSTLYDLASVTKVAGTLQAVMYLKDQGKLNIEEKVAAYLPELARTNKRDMTIRDVLLHQAGLKPGIPTWERTMRDGQLKPAFYASIRSDDFPNEVAPGEYSTKAADDSVWAWTMRSGLLPKVKGKYPTEYSDLSFIVMKRVCEKILKQPIEDFLEANFYRPLGLGSMTYNPLQRFPKSCIAPTENDTYYRREQLQGTVHDQTAALVGGVGGHAGLFATANDLAVLMQMNLQNGSYGGARYFQNPVVSEFARPQNGGRRGLGWDHGDPTKHEGPTSNLSPASTFGHTGFTGTCVWMDPDNQILYVFLSNRVYPDAGNNKLRQYNIRTRIHEVIYKSLAAENAKKLASASAAQK; encoded by the coding sequence TTGAACCAACCCACCAACCCCAAGGGGCTGATGCGCATCCCTTTCCTGCTGAGCACGGCGGCCCTGCTGCTGACGGCGGGTTTGCTGCTGTCGTTTTCGGAGGTCAAAAAGCTGCCCGCCGACCCGTTCACCAACTCGCCGGCCGAAGTGGCCTGGGTGGATAGCGTGTTCAACTCGCTCACGCCGGAGCAGCGCCTGGGCCAGTTTTTCATGGTGGCGGCGTATTCCAACAAGGACCGCAGCCACTTTGAGCGCATCGAGCGGCTGGTGCGTAATCAAAATATCGGGGGCGTGATGTTTATGCAAGGCGGCCCCAAGCGCCAGGCCATCATGGGCAACCGCCTGCAGGCCGCCGCCCGGGTGCCGCTGCTCGTGGCCATGGACGCCGAATGGGGCCTCGACATGCGCCTCGATTCCTCGGCCCACTTCGCCAAGCAGATGACGCTGGGCGCCATGGACGACCCCAAGTACGTGTACCAGATGGGCCAGGACATTGCCCGCAAGATGCGCAACCTGGGCGTGCACATCGACTTCGCCCCGGTACTCGACGTGAACTCTAACCCCGGCAACCCCGTGATTGGCAACCGCTCGTTTGGCGAAGACCAGGACCGCGTGGCCACGCTGGGCTCGCATTACCTCAAAGGCTTGCAGGACAACAAGGTGATGGCCGTGGCCAAGCACTTCCCCGGCCACGGCGACACCGACACCGACTCGCACGTGGCCCTGCCGGTCATCAACACCGACCTGGCCCGGCTGACGAAGGTGGACCTGGTGCCGTTCCAGAAGTCGTTCGAGGACGGCATTATGGGCGTGATGGTGGCCCACTTGTACATGCCGCTGTTCGACACTACGCACGCGCAAAGCACCACGCTTTCGCGTGCCCTCGTCACGGACCTGCTGAAGGACAAGATGGGATTTAAGGGCCTGGTTTTCACCGATGCGCTCAACATGAAGAGCGTAAGCAAGCTGTACAAGGACGGCGAGCTGGACGCCATGGCCCTGGCCGCCGGCAACGACATCCTGCTGTTTTCGGAAGATGTACCCTCGGCCCTGCTCCGTATTCGGGAGGCGGTGACGGCCGGCAAGCTGCGGCAGGAGGACCTGGACCTGCGGGTGAAAAAGATTCTGCGGGCCAAGTACTGGGCCGGGCTCAACAACTACCGGCCGGCTAACCTGCGCACCCTGCGCGACAGCCTCAATCTGCCGCAGTCGAAGGTGCTGGCCCAGGAGATTTTCGAGCACGCCGTGACGGTGGCCAAGAACGACGACCAGCTCCTCCCCTTCCAGCGGCTCGATACGCTGCGCATTGCGGCCATCACCATCGGCACGCAGCCCGAGGGGCCGTATGCCACCATTTTCAACAAGTACCAGCCCGGCCCGGTGTACGCCGTGACAGACCGCTACGCGCCCGACAGCACGTTTGCCCGCATCAGCAGCCGGCTGAACGGGTACAACGTGGTGGTGGTGAGCCTGCACCAGATGAACAACACGCCCAGCCACAATTACGGCATCGGCGACGGGGCGCTGAAATTCATCAAGCAACTGCAGGCTAACAAACGAGTTAAGACGGTGGTGGTGGCCATGGGCAACGCCTACTCGCTGAAATTTCTGGAGGGCGCCCGCACGCTGGTGTGCGGCTACGAAGACCATTACGCCGCCCAGATTGTGGTGCCGCAGGTGCTGTTTGGGGCGCTGCCAGCGCGGGGCAAGCTGCCCGTCACGGTGTCGCCCACCCTGAAGGTGGCCACCGGCATTGCCACCCCCGACCTGCACCGCCTGCGCTACGCCGTGCCCGAAAGCCAGGGCCTGAGCTCGCGCGTGCTGGCCCAGATTGACAACATCGCCCTCGAAAGCCAGACCTACGCCGCCGCCCCCGGCTGCCAGGTGCTGGTGGCCAAAAACGGCACCGTGGTGTTCGACCAGAGCTACGGCTACTGCACCTACGACCAAAGTCAGCCCGTGACCAGCAGCACCTTATACGACCTGGCGTCGGTGACGAAGGTGGCCGGCACGCTGCAGGCCGTGATGTACCTCAAGGACCAGGGCAAGCTGAACATTGAGGAGAAAGTAGCCGCCTACTTGCCCGAGCTGGCCCGCACCAACAAGCGCGACATGACCATTCGCGACGTGCTGCTGCACCAAGCCGGTCTCAAACCGGGCATCCCCACCTGGGAGCGTACCATGCGCGACGGCCAACTCAAGCCCGCTTTCTACGCCAGCATCCGCTCCGACGACTTCCCCAACGAGGTGGCGCCCGGCGAGTACAGCACCAAAGCCGCCGACGACTCGGTGTGGGCCTGGACCATGCGCTCGGGCCTGCTGCCGAAGGTGAAGGGCAAATACCCAACGGAATATTCCGACCTGAGCTTCATTGTGATGAAGCGGGTGTGCGAAAAGATTCTGAAGCAGCCGATTGAGGATTTTCTGGAAGCGAATTTCTACCGCCCGCTGGGCTTGGGCAGCATGACTTACAACCCACTGCAGCGCTTCCCCAAAAGCTGCATCGCGCCCACCGAAAACGACACCTATTACCGCCGCGAACAGCTGCAAGGCACTGTACACGACCAAACTGCGGCCCTGGTGGGCGGCGTGGGCGGCCACGCCGGCCTCTTCGCCACCGCCAACGACCTAGCCGTGCTCATGCAGATGAACCTGCAAAACGGCAGCTACGGGGGCGCCCGCTACTTCCAGAACCCGGTGGTATCAGAGTTTGCCCGCCCGCAAAACGGCGGCAGGCGCGGCCTGGGCTGGGACCACGGCGACCCCACAAAGCACGAAGGCCCAACCAGCAACCTCTCGCCGGCCAGCACCTTTGGCCACACCGGCTTCACGGGCACCTGCGTGTGGATGGACCCGGACAACCAGATTCTCTACGTCTTCCTCTCCAACCGCGTGTACCCCGACGCCGGCAACAACAAGCTGCGCCAGTATAACATCCGCACGCGCATTCACGAAGTAATTTATAAGTCGTTGGCGGCGGAAAATGCCAAGAAGCTGGCTTCGGCCAGTGCGGCGCAGAAGTAA
- a CDS encoding rhomboid family protein, with translation MSIVQDIRTAFSRRDNALMQLIMLNVLVFAGLIVLRAVLTISSASGYYPTVMRQFELSSALPMMLRHPWTLLTYAFTHEGFFHILFNMLNLYWFGQLVREYLGDRRLVSLYVLGALAGAAIFLLSYNLVPAFQPAVGTPMVGASAAVTAIIVAGATLLPDYTFMLILIGPVKIKWIAAVVVLISLAGVNGGNPGGEIAHLGGALLGFVFIKQLQAGRDLGRPVQAVGNFFSRLTSSQPAMRVSSTSRRPEPVTAASASGPRKPAAPGQPLQDEIDTILDKISRSGYESLSKEEKQKLFRASQH, from the coding sequence ATGAGCATCGTTCAAGACATCCGTACCGCCTTCAGCCGCCGCGACAACGCCCTCATGCAGCTCATCATGCTGAATGTGCTGGTGTTTGCGGGGTTAATTGTGCTCCGCGCGGTTCTCACCATCAGCAGCGCCAGCGGCTACTACCCCACGGTGATGCGGCAGTTTGAGCTGTCGTCGGCCCTGCCCATGATGCTGCGGCATCCCTGGACGTTGCTCACCTACGCCTTCACCCACGAAGGGTTCTTTCATATTTTGTTTAACATGCTGAACCTGTACTGGTTTGGGCAGCTTGTCCGCGAATACCTCGGCGACCGCCGGCTGGTGAGCCTCTATGTACTGGGGGCCCTGGCCGGGGCGGCTATTTTCCTGTTGAGCTACAATCTGGTGCCGGCGTTTCAACCCGCGGTGGGCACGCCCATGGTGGGCGCTTCGGCGGCCGTCACGGCCATCATCGTGGCCGGGGCCACGCTGCTGCCCGACTACACTTTCATGCTGATTCTCATCGGCCCGGTCAAGATTAAGTGGATTGCGGCCGTAGTGGTGCTTATTTCCCTGGCCGGTGTGAACGGCGGCAACCCCGGCGGCGAAATCGCCCATCTCGGCGGCGCCTTGCTGGGCTTCGTGTTCATCAAGCAACTGCAAGCCGGGCGCGACCTGGGCCGCCCCGTGCAGGCCGTGGGCAATTTCTTTAGCCGCCTCACCAGCAGCCAACCCGCCATGCGCGTGAGCAGCACCAGCCGTCGCCCCGAACCCGTAACGGCTGCCTCGGCCAGCGGCCCGCGCAAGCCCGCTGCCCCCGGCCAGCCCCTGCAAGACGAAATCGA